Genomic segment of Chelatococcus sp. YT9:
CGCACTCGCGATGACCGAGTACTTGTTGTTGTCGAAGCGCACGAGGCAGGTCTTCGACACCGAGGCTGGCAGTGAGTGGAAACCATCGAACCGCCCCGCGTAAGGCACCAGGCTCGGGCGCTCGGCTTCGAACATCTCCCAGATCGTGCGGTCACGCTGTTCGGGATGGCGGTGAGCCTTGGCGTAGCGGAGCACCTGATCCATCAGCCAGGCGTTCAACTCGTCGTAGTTCTTGACCCGCAGCCGTGGGGCGAAGAAGCGCTCGCGCACGAGCCCGACCTGGTTCTCGACCTGCCCCTTCTCCCAGCCCGAGGCCGGCGTACAGGCGACGGGATCGACCAGGTAATGGCTGCACATCTGCTGGAAGCGGCGATTATAGGCCCGCTCCTTGCCGACGAAGATCGTCTCCACCGCGGTCTTCATGTTGTCGTAGATGCCGCGCGTGCAGGCGCCCTTGAAGAAGGCGAAGGCCCGGTCATGGGCGTCGAAGACCATCTCCTGGCTCTCGCGCGGATAGGCCCGCACGAACAGCATGCGCGAGTGACAAAGCCGGACATGCGCCACCTTCACCTGGGTCGTCGCGCCATTGATGACGACGATCTCGTGGCTCCAGTCGAACTGATAGGCCTCGCCGGGCGCGAAGCTCAAAGGCACATAGGCGTCGGCCGTGACGGCGGATTGCTCGCGGCGCCAGCCTCGCGCATAGCGACGCACGGCATCGTATCCGCCCTCGTAGCCGAGATCCCGCAGTTCTTCGAAGAGCCGGATCAGCGTCAGGCGCTCGCGGGCCGGCTTGCCGTCGTTCGCCATCAGCAGCCGATCCAGCTCAGGGCGCCAGGGTCCAATCTTCGGCTGCGGCTGAACCTTCCGCTCATACTCGAACGACGTCGCACCCGAGCGTAGCACCTTCCGCACCGTGTTCCGGGAGACATGCAGCTCGCGGGCGATCTCCTTGATCGTCTTCCCACGGATCGAAAACTCGCGCCGGATCCGCGCAATCGTATCCACGCCCT
This window contains:
- the istA gene encoding IS21 family transposase — translated: MKGVDTIARIRREFSIRGKTIKEIARELHVSRNTVRKVLRSGATSFEYERKVQPQPKIGPWRPELDRLLMANDGKPARERLTLIRLFEELRDLGYEGGYDAVRRYARGWRREQSAVTADAYVPLSFAPGEAYQFDWSHEIVVINGATTQVKVAHVRLCHSRMLFVRAYPRESQEMVFDAHDRAFAFFKGACTRGIYDNMKTAVETIFVGKERAYNRRFQQMCSHYLVDPVACTPASGWEKGQVENQVGLVRERFFAPRLRVKNYDELNAWLMDQVLRYAKAHRHPEQRDRTIWEMFEAERPSLVPYAGRFDGFHSLPASVSKTCLVRFDNNKYSVIASAVGRPVEIRAYADRVELRQDGRIVGEHPRCYGRDQTIYDPWHYVPVLARKPGALRNGAPFKDWVLPGAIDRVRRKLAAVQDGDRQMVEILTAVLSDGLPAVEAACADALRQGVHSADVIINILARRREPAAAITIMTPDALRLRHEPTADCARYDSLRRAV